GACCTCGATCGCGGCGATGTTGGTCGCGTATAGCGGGAACACGCGTTCCACGCCCTCGCCGAAGCTGATCTTGCGCACCGTGAAGCTGGCCGCGATGCCGCTGCCGCCCTTGCGCGAGATGCAGACGCCCTCGTAGTTCTGGACGCGGGTGCGGGTGCCCTCGGTCACCTTGTAGCCGACGCGGATCGTGTCGCCGGCCCGGAAATCGGGGATGGTCTTGCCGAGCTCTGCGATCTGCTCGGCTTCGAGTTGTGCGATCAGGTTCATCGCTTGGGTTCCTTCTCATGCTCGCGGTGTATCCGCGATTGGTCTGATGCGCCCGAGCGCTGTCGGTCCTTAGCCGGGTCCACATGCGTGTCCGCATATGCCCGCCACAGATCGGGGCGGCGTTGCTTTGTCAGCCCTTCGGCCTCACCGGACCGCCATTTCGCGATGGCTGCGTGATTGCCCGACAACAGCACGGGCGGGATCTCGCGGCCATCCCAGAGGGCGGGCTTGGTGAACTGCGGCGCTTCCAGAAGACCCCGGTTGCCGATGGAAAAGGATTCCTCGGCCAGGGAATCATGATTGCCCAGCACGCGCGGTATAAGCCGGACCGTCGCGTCGATCAAGACCTGAGCGGCGATCTCTCCTCCGGTCAGGACATAATCGCCGATGCTGACCTCCTCGACCTGATGGGCGTCCAGCACGCGCTGGTCGATCCCCTCGAAGCGGCCGCAGATCAGCGTGACGCCGGGGCCTGCCGCCAGCTCGCGGGCGCGTGCCTGCGTCAGGGGCCTGCCGCGCGGCGACATGTAGATGACGGGCAGGGGCTGGCCGCGCCCGGCCTCGCGCAGGGCCGCGTCCATCACGTCGGCCCGGATCACCATGCCCGCGCCGCCGCCCGCGGGCGTGTCGTCGACATTGCGGTGCCGGCCCATGCCGAAATCGCGCAGGGCGATGGTCTGCAGGTTCCACAGGCCCTGCGCCAGCGCCTTGCCGGTCAGCGACAGGCCCAGGATGCCGGGGAAGGCCTCGGGGAACAGCGTGATGATCCGCGCGGTCCAAGTGCCCAGGACCTGCGGCTCGGCCATCAGCTCGCGCGGCTTCAGGCAGGGGCGGATGGACAGGCGGCCATGGGACTTCGGCCCTGCCGCGGGGGATTGGGGCCCGTCCGGGGGGGCCGGATCGGTCATTCTTCGCGCGGCTCGAGCGGGTCGGCCTCGCCCGAACCGGGCGGATCCGCCACGATGCGGCGCGCGGCCAGATCGACGGTCGGCACGACGGCGCGGGTGAAGGGCAGCATCAGGATCTGGGCGCCGCCCACGATCTCGATGATGTCGCCGGCGCCGTGATCATAGAGCGCCCGCACCCGGCCTAGGGGCTTGCCGCCGGTATCGACGACATCCAGCCCGATCAGGTCGGCGTGGTAGAATTCATCGTCGGGCAGCGAGGGCAGGGCCGCGCGCGGTGCCCAGAGGGTCACGCCGCGCAGCGCGTCGGCATCCTCCTTGGTGGCGACGCCCTTGATCCGGGCGCCCAAGGCGCCCGAGACCTCGCGGGTCAGCGAGATCTCGAACTGGCGGCTGCCGTCTTCCGAGGTCAGCGGCGTGTAGGTCGCAATATCGGCCGGGTCCGAGCAGAAGCTTTTCAGCCGCACCTCGCCATGAACCCCGAAGGCTCCGGCGATTGCGCCGACGCAGATGCGGTCGTCCGTCATGTCACACCTTTGCGAAAGGGTCCGGCGGGGGGCGACCCCCCGCCAGCGGGGATCACTCGGCTTCGGCGGGCGCTGCGGCCTTGGCGGCGCGCTCGTCGGCGCGGGCCTTGGCTTTCTTGCCGGGCTCGGCCTTCTTCATATTCTTGCGCTCGGCCTTTTCCTTGACGCCGGCGGCTTCCAGGAAGCGGGCGACGCGGTCGGTCGGCTGTGCGCCCTGGCCCAGCCAGTACTGGACGCGCTCGAGGTCCATCTTGACGCGCTCTTCGCTGTCCTTCGCCAGCAGCGGGTTGTAGGTGCCCAGCTTCTCGATGAAGCGGCCGTCGCGCGGCATGCGCGAATCGGAGGCCACGATGGCATAGTGCGGGCGTTTCTTGCTGCCACCACGGGCAAGGCGGATCTTCATGGACATGGGGTCGTCTCCTTGGTTTTCTGGGGTCCGGTCAGGACTGGTATTGCTCGTGATGCCGGATGACTTCGGCGATCACGAAGGTCAGGAACTTGCGCGCGAAGGCCGGATCGAGATCGGCCTCGCGCGCGAGGCGTTCCAGCCGCTCGATCTGCTGCGCTTCGCGCGAGGGATCGGACGGCGGAAGGTCGTGCCGGGCCTTGAGGCGGCCGACGGACTGGGTGTGGCGGAAGCGTTCGGCCAGTGTGTAGACCAGGATGGCATCCAGGCGGTCGATGCTGGCGCGGTGTTCGGCCAGAAGCTGGGCGGCGCGGGTCGCGGCGTCGGTCATGCGCCCGCCCCCGCATCCGGAGCGGGGTGGCGGTAGACCAGGCAGGGCTTGTCCCATTGCGGCTGCGGGGCCAACCGGTCGCGGGTGGCGCCGATCCGTTCCGCCAGCGCGATCGAGCGGGCATTGTCCGGGTCGATATAGCTGACGGCGGTGGTCCAGCCGAGCGTGGTGAAGGCGTGCCGGCGCGCGGCGCGGGCGGCCTCGGCCACCAGGCCCCGGCCCTCGGCGGCCGAGGACCAGACGGTCCAGCCCAGTTCGCGCTCGGGCCAGCCCTCGGGGAACCACGGGCCGGTCAGGCCCAGGGGCGTGTCGTCGCCCTTGTGGGTGAAGACGAACATGCCGAAGCCGCGCATGGCCCAATGGCCGATGATATGCCCGAAGGCGCGCCAGCTGGTGCCCTGCACCTGCGCCGGGCCGCCGCCGATGAAGCGGGCGCGGTCGGAATGGTGAAAGCTGCGCCAATGCGGCCAGTCGCTGCCCTGCGGCGCGCGCAGGGTCAGGCGGTCGGTGGTCAGGATCGGGGTGGGATCGAGGCGGATCATCGGGATCCCTTTGTGGCTTGTGCCGGAGCGGGGGCTGTCTGCCCCCGCACCCCCGAGGATATTTTCCCCAAGATGAAAGGACAGGACTGCCGTGCGGGCAGGAGGGAGGAGGTCGGGCGGGTCATTTCTTGCCGAAGAGGCCGCCGAGCCCGCCGGGCAGGCCCGCGCGACCGAGCTGGCCGCCCAGACCCTTGGGGTCCGAGAGCATCTTCTGCGCCTCGGCCATCTTGGCGGGGTCGAGATTGTCCATGTCGGGCAATCCGCCGCCCTTGCCGGTCATCGCGCGCATGGCCTGCTTCATCATGCCGCCCTTGCCCATCTTGCCCAGCTTCTTCATCGTGTCGGCCATCTGCTTCTGCATCTTCAGCAGCTTGTTGAGATCCGAGACCTCCATACCGGCGCCCGCGGCGATGCGCTTCTTGCGGCTGGCCTGCAGCAGATCGGGATTGGCGCGCTCGCGCTTGGTCATCGAGTTGATCAGCGCGATCTGGTGGCGGACGACCTTGTCGTCATAGCCCGCGGATTCGGCCTGCTTGGCCATCTTGGCCATGCCGGGCATCATGCCCATCACGGACTGCATTCCGCCCATCTTCTGCATCTGCTCCAGCTGGCCCCGCAGGTCGTTCATGTTGAACAGGCCCTTCTGGAAGCGCTTCATCATGCGTTCGGCCTGTTCGACCTCCAGCACCTGCTGCGCCTTCTCGACCAAGGCCACGATGTCGCCCATGCCGAGGATGCGGCCCGCGACGCGTTCGGCATCGAAGGTTTCCAGCGCGTCCATCTTTTCGCCCAGGCCCACGAAGCGGATGGGCTTGCCGGTGATCGCGCGCATCGAGAGCGCCGCGCCGCCGCGCCCGTCGCCGTCCATCCGCGTCAGCACGACGCCCGAAATGCCGACCTTGCCGTCGAATTCGGTGGCGACGTTGACGGCGTCCTGGCCGGTCAGGCCGTCGACGACCAGCAGCGTCTCGCGCGGGGCGGCGATGTCGCGGACCTGCTGGACCTGCGCCATCAGCGCCTCGTCGATATGCAGCCGGCCTGCCGTGTCCAGCAGCACGACATCATAGCCGCCAAGGGAGGCCTGGGTCTTGGCGCGCTGCGCGATCTGGGGGGCGGTCTGGCCCATGACGATGGGCAGCGTGTCGACGCCGATCTGCTGGCCGAGGATGGCCAGCTGCTCCATCG
Above is a window of Paracoccus liaowanqingii DNA encoding:
- the rplS gene encoding 50S ribosomal protein L19; amino-acid sequence: MNLIAQLEAEQIAELGKTIPDFRAGDTIRVGYKVTEGTRTRVQNYEGVCISRKGGSGIAASFTVRKISFGEGVERVFPLYATNIAAIEVVRRGKVRRAKLYYLRDRRGKSARIVEKTNYRPLSDAKA
- the trmD gene encoding tRNA (guanosine(37)-N1)-methyltransferase TrmD, translated to MTDPAPPDGPQSPAAGPKSHGRLSIRPCLKPRELMAEPQVLGTWTARIITLFPEAFPGILGLSLTGKALAQGLWNLQTIALRDFGMGRHRNVDDTPAGGGAGMVIRADVMDAALREAGRGQPLPVIYMSPRGRPLTQARARELAAGPGVTLICGRFEGIDQRVLDAHQVEEVSIGDYVLTGGEIAAQVLIDATVRLIPRVLGNHDSLAEESFSIGNRGLLEAPQFTKPALWDGREIPPVLLSGNHAAIAKWRSGEAEGLTKQRRPDLWRAYADTHVDPAKDRQRSGASDQSRIHREHEKEPKR
- the rimM gene encoding ribosome maturation factor RimM (Essential for efficient processing of 16S rRNA); the encoded protein is MTDDRICVGAIAGAFGVHGEVRLKSFCSDPADIATYTPLTSEDGSRQFEISLTREVSGALGARIKGVATKEDADALRGVTLWAPRAALPSLPDDEFYHADLIGLDVVDTGGKPLGRVRALYDHGAGDIIEIVGGAQILMLPFTRAVVPTVDLAARRIVADPPGSGEADPLEPREE
- the rpsP gene encoding 30S ribosomal protein S16 encodes the protein MSMKIRLARGGSKKRPHYAIVASDSRMPRDGRFIEKLGTYNPLLAKDSEERVKMDLERVQYWLGQGAQPTDRVARFLEAAGVKEKAERKNMKKAEPGKKAKARADERAAKAAAPAEAE
- a CDS encoding chorismate mutase; translated protein: MTDAATRAAQLLAEHRASIDRLDAILVYTLAERFRHTQSVGRLKARHDLPPSDPSREAQQIERLERLAREADLDPAFARKFLTFVIAEVIRHHEQYQS
- a CDS encoding GNAT family N-acetyltransferase, with amino-acid sequence MIRLDPTPILTTDRLTLRAPQGSDWPHWRSFHHSDRARFIGGGPAQVQGTSWRAFGHIIGHWAMRGFGMFVFTHKGDDTPLGLTGPWFPEGWPERELGWTVWSSAAEGRGLVAEAARAARRHAFTTLGWTTAVSYIDPDNARSIALAERIGATRDRLAPQPQWDKPCLVYRHPAPDAGAGA
- the ffh gene encoding signal recognition particle protein; this encodes MFENLSDRLGGVFDRLTKQGALSEDDVTAAMREVRVALLEADVSLPVARNFVKAVTAKATGASVTKSVSPGQQVVKIVHDELIRVLQGDDAPEALRIDNPPSAILMVGLQGSGKTTTTAKLALRLKDREKKRVLMASLDTNRPAAMEQLAILGQQIGVDTLPIVMGQTAPQIAQRAKTQASLGGYDVVLLDTAGRLHIDEALMAQVQQVRDIAAPRETLLVVDGLTGQDAVNVATEFDGKVGISGVVLTRMDGDGRGGAALSMRAITGKPIRFVGLGEKMDALETFDAERVAGRILGMGDIVALVEKAQQVLEVEQAERMMKRFQKGLFNMNDLRGQLEQMQKMGGMQSVMGMMPGMAKMAKQAESAGYDDKVVRHQIALINSMTKRERANPDLLQASRKKRIAAGAGMEVSDLNKLLKMQKQMADTMKKLGKMGKGGMMKQAMRAMTGKGGGLPDMDNLDPAKMAEAQKMLSDPKGLGGQLGRAGLPGGLGGLFGKK